The genomic interval ATCGAGAACGCCTCGGGCCTGGAGGCGGCGCGCCTGGCCCTGGAGACCGCCCTGGCCGGGTACGTGGCCGCGCGCAAGGATGTGCTCGTGACCGTGGTCTATGACAGCGCCCCCGGTCCGCGGGAGAGCCAGTCCGGGGGGCCGCGCGGCGTGCGGGCCGTGTTCAGCCCGGATGCCGACTCGACCGTGGTGGAGCTGGCCCTGGAGGCTGCGGTCAAAGGGAGGCAGGTGCGGGCGGTCAGCTCGGACTGGGCCGGGGTGGTGTCGCAACTGGCAGGGAACAACCGGGTGGAGGTGCTGGGGGCGGATGCGTTCTGGCGCGAGGTGACCCCGGAGAGGGTGGAGCGCTCAGCGAAAAAGAGCGGCGGCAGCG from bacterium carries:
- a CDS encoding NYN domain-containing protein; protein product: MVTVVVDGYNLIRRTESLRVIENASGLEAARLALETALAGYVAARKDVLVTVVYDSAPGPRESQSGGPRGVRAVFSPDADSTVVELALEAAVKGRQVRAVSSDWAGVVSQLAGNNRVEVLGADAFWREVTPERVERSAKKSGGSVKPAVGRSEKPTHISRSEVDYWLEAFGSKGEEEE